One stretch of Rosistilla oblonga DNA includes these proteins:
- the egtB gene encoding ergothioneine biosynthesis protein EgtB, translated as MNLATSNGDAFAEPSVDLSELADAFRNARAFTATLCEPMEIEDMVAQSTPDASPVVWHLAHTTWFFETFLLKPFCPGYEPFHPQFEYLFNSYYNAVGEQFTRADRGLLTRPTVAQVRQYRESVEGCVNEFLAAGRFDDAASVRATVELGIQHEQQHQELILTDLKHLLSRNPLAPAYRSNPDATQSSDGMMTESSVATAAPIRFVEFPEQLAWIGHDGDEFAFDNERPRHRQFVEAFGIADRLVTNAEYLEFMEAGGYKRPEYWLSMGWGAVCENRWQSPLYWTQRDGRWCEFTLDGIQPLQMNAPVCHISYFEADAYARFAGLRLPTEAEWEIVAGQTPVEGHFAESLRLHPAPAAGDDGIDQMFGDCWQWTASPYIGYPGYRPTSGAIGEYNGKFMCNQYVLRGGSVATSRSHIRASYRNFFPPQARWQFTGIRLAK; from the coding sequence ATGAATCTTGCGACATCCAACGGCGACGCGTTTGCCGAACCGTCGGTCGACCTCAGCGAACTCGCAGACGCCTTTCGGAACGCTCGTGCCTTCACCGCCACGCTGTGCGAGCCGATGGAGATCGAGGACATGGTCGCTCAGTCGACGCCCGACGCCAGTCCCGTCGTTTGGCATCTGGCGCATACGACTTGGTTCTTCGAAACGTTTCTACTGAAGCCGTTTTGCCCCGGATACGAACCGTTCCATCCACAGTTCGAATACCTGTTCAACTCCTACTACAACGCCGTGGGTGAGCAGTTCACCCGCGCCGACCGTGGGCTGCTGACGCGGCCGACCGTCGCTCAGGTGCGCCAGTATCGCGAGTCGGTTGAAGGCTGCGTGAATGAATTTTTGGCGGCCGGTAGGTTCGACGATGCCGCGTCAGTGCGAGCGACGGTTGAACTGGGAATTCAGCACGAACAACAACATCAAGAACTGATCCTGACCGACCTGAAACATTTGCTCAGCCGCAACCCGTTGGCCCCCGCCTATCGCTCGAATCCGGATGCCACCCAGTCTTCCGATGGCATGATGACGGAAAGTTCCGTGGCGACAGCCGCTCCGATTCGCTTCGTCGAATTCCCGGAACAACTCGCCTGGATCGGACACGATGGCGACGAGTTTGCCTTCGATAACGAACGGCCTCGCCACCGCCAGTTCGTCGAAGCGTTTGGCATCGCCGATCGGTTGGTGACCAATGCCGAGTATCTCGAGTTTATGGAAGCTGGCGGCTACAAACGCCCCGAATATTGGTTGTCGATGGGCTGGGGGGCGGTCTGCGAAAACCGATGGCAATCGCCGCTCTATTGGACGCAGCGCGATGGTCGATGGTGCGAATTCACGCTCGATGGTATCCAGCCGTTGCAGATGAACGCCCCGGTCTGTCACATCAGCTATTTCGAAGCCGACGCATACGCGCGGTTTGCGGGGCTGCGATTGCCGACGGAAGCCGAGTGGGAGATCGTCGCCGGTCAGACGCCAGTCGAAGGTCACTTTGCTGAATCGCTGCGTTTGCATCCCGCCCCGGCGGCTGGCGACGACGGGATCGATCAGATGTTTGGCGACTGTTGGCAATGGACGGCCAGTCCCTATATCGGCTATCCCGGCTATCGGCCAACTAGCGGTGCGATCGGTGAATACAACGGCAAATTCATGTGCAATCAATACGTTCTGCGAGGCGGTAGCGTCGCGACCAGCCGATCGCATATCCGGGCCAGCTATCGCAACTTCTTCCCTCCGCAAGCGCGGTGGCAGTTCACGGGCATCCGCTTGGCGAAGTAG